A region from the Bacillota bacterium genome encodes:
- a CDS encoding fumarylacetoacetate hydrolase family protein, producing MTEGVKERLVRVSTGAGIFYGLMVEDRIYLAGSRWPWDRPEWASFLRGEGGRPSRLPYIGTDEAELICPVEPGKVVAVGLNYRDHAHEVGAVLPEEPVLFVKPATAVIGPGAAILLPPVSRRVDYEAELAVVIGRRAKRVAVGQAPDYVLGYTCGNDVTARDLQQKDGQWTRSKSFDTFCPLGPWVVPGLDPAALQVVCRVNGKVRQQGNTRDLIFPVAELVSFVSGIMTLEPGDVLLTGTPAGIGPLEPGDLVEVEIEGVGVLSNPVKIAVDTPS from the coding sequence GTGACGGAAGGCGTAAAGGAGCGACTGGTGCGCGTCAGCACGGGGGCGGGCATTTTTTACGGGCTGATGGTAGAGGACCGCATATACCTGGCCGGGAGCCGGTGGCCCTGGGACCGCCCGGAATGGGCCTCCTTCTTACGGGGGGAGGGCGGGCGCCCCTCCAGACTGCCGTACATAGGGACCGACGAGGCCGAGCTGATATGCCCGGTGGAACCGGGCAAAGTGGTAGCGGTGGGGTTGAACTACCGGGACCACGCCCACGAAGTGGGAGCAGTGCTTCCGGAGGAACCGGTGCTGTTCGTCAAACCAGCCACGGCGGTGATCGGACCGGGTGCGGCCATTCTGTTACCCCCCGTGTCCCGGAGGGTGGACTACGAGGCAGAACTGGCCGTAGTGATCGGACGGCGGGCGAAGAGGGTTGCGGTGGGGCAGGCCCCCGATTACGTGCTGGGATACACCTGCGGAAATGACGTAACCGCCCGCGACCTGCAGCAAAAGGACGGGCAGTGGACGCGTTCTAAGTCCTTCGACACCTTTTGCCCCTTGGGGCCGTGGGTGGTGCCCGGGCTGGACCCGGCGGCCCTGCAGGTGGTTTGCCGCGTGAACGGAAAGGTGCGCCAGCAGGGGAACACCCGCGATCTCATCTTTCCGGTGGCCGAGCTGGTTTCGTTCGTTTCCGGGATCATGACCCTGGAGCCCGGGGACGTGCTCTTGACAGGCACTCCGGCGGGGATCGGCCCCCTTGAGCCTGGCGACCTGGTCGAGGTGGAGATCGAGGGGGTGGGGGTGCTTTCCAATCCGGTAAAGATTGCAGTTGACACCCCCTCTTAG
- a CDS encoding HU family DNA-binding protein, whose translation MTKADLVDKVAEKTGFTKKDSARFVEALFEALTEGLAAGNKISVVGFGTFSVRKRAARKGRNPQTGTEIKIAARKVPVFRPGKALKEAVR comes from the coding sequence GTGACCAAGGCTGATCTGGTCGATAAGGTGGCCGAGAAGACCGGGTTCACCAAGAAGGACTCGGCCCGTTTCGTGGAGGCGCTGTTCGAGGCGTTGACGGAGGGCCTGGCGGCAGGGAACAAGATTTCGGTGGTGGGTTTTGGTACTTTTTCCGTACGCAAGCGGGCGGCACGCAAGGGCCGTAACCCACAGACCGGTACGGAAATCAAGATCGCGGCTCGCAAGGTGCCCGTGTTTCGACCGGGCAAGGCCCTAAAAGAAGCCGTCCGTTGA
- the spoIVA gene encoding stage IV sporulation protein A: MEKFDILRDMAERTGGEIYISGVGPVRAGKSTFIRRFMELLVLPHIQDPHDRERAIDALPQAGAGRLVMTTEPKFIPDEAVQVNLRENVTMKVRMVDCPGYPIPGALGYEEDGVPRMVQTPWVEEPIPFPEAAELGTRKVVTEHSTLALVITSDGSVVDLPRSAYSEPEARLVAELKELGKPFLVVLNSTHPEDPVTQDLAGELEAEYDVAVVPVNAATMELDDVYLIMEQALYEFPVTQVNVRLPRWVEELGREHWLHRKFAEKVEEVIPGVRRVRDVDPCILRLRQADFVADVTLEALDLGTGRASLQVTAREDVFFRVLQEMSGYTMEGKHDLVRAMKELAHAKREYDKLAEGLQELWQTGYGVVPPRFEDMKFEEPQLIRQGNRFGVRLRATAPSIHLIRADVNTEITPVIGTEKQSEELLRSLLVQFEDEPQKIWQAHLFGKSLEQLVREGMQSKLYRMPEHAQAKLQETLTRIVNEGTGGLICIIL; the protein is encoded by the coding sequence ATGGAGAAGTTCGATATTTTGCGGGATATGGCCGAGCGCACGGGGGGAGAGATTTACATCAGCGGGGTAGGTCCCGTGCGGGCGGGAAAGTCCACGTTCATCCGGCGGTTCATGGAGCTCCTGGTGTTACCCCACATCCAGGACCCCCATGACCGCGAGCGCGCCATCGACGCACTTCCCCAGGCAGGGGCCGGTCGCCTGGTGATGACCACCGAGCCCAAGTTTATCCCCGACGAGGCGGTGCAGGTAAACCTGCGGGAGAACGTCACCATGAAAGTGCGCATGGTGGATTGCCCCGGCTACCCGATCCCCGGCGCTCTCGGGTATGAGGAAGACGGCGTCCCCCGCATGGTGCAGACCCCCTGGGTGGAGGAGCCCATTCCCTTCCCCGAGGCGGCGGAGTTGGGAACCCGCAAGGTGGTTACCGAGCATTCCACCCTGGCCCTGGTCATTACCAGCGACGGCTCCGTGGTGGACCTGCCCCGATCCGCGTATTCCGAGCCGGAGGCGCGCCTGGTGGCCGAACTCAAGGAGCTGGGGAAGCCTTTCCTGGTGGTCCTGAACTCCACCCACCCGGAAGACCCCGTAACCCAGGATCTGGCCGGAGAACTGGAGGCCGAGTACGACGTGGCCGTGGTCCCCGTCAATGCCGCCACCATGGAGCTCGACGACGTGTACCTCATCATGGAGCAGGCCCTGTACGAGTTCCCCGTCACCCAGGTGAACGTCAGGCTACCGCGCTGGGTGGAAGAACTGGGGCGCGAACACTGGTTGCACCGTAAGTTCGCGGAAAAGGTAGAAGAAGTGATCCCCGGTGTCAGGCGTGTGCGCGACGTTGACCCGTGCATCTTGCGCCTTCGCCAGGCCGACTTCGTGGCCGACGTAACCCTGGAAGCCCTGGACCTGGGCACCGGCCGGGCCAGCCTGCAGGTGACTGCCCGCGAGGACGTTTTCTTCCGGGTACTGCAGGAAATGTCGGGTTACACAATGGAGGGAAAGCACGACCTGGTCCGGGCCATGAAGGAACTGGCGCACGCCAAGCGGGAGTACGACAAGCTGGCAGAGGGGTTGCAGGAACTGTGGCAGACCGGCTACGGGGTGGTGCCGCCCCGTTTCGAAGACATGAAGTTCGAAGAGCCCCAACTCATCAGGCAGGGTAACCGTTTCGGGGTGAGGTTGCGTGCCACGGCGCCCTCCATCCACCTCATCAGGGCCGATGTCAACACCGAGATCACGCCCGTCATCGGAACGGAGAAGCAGTCCGAGGAACTCCTGCGCAGCCTGCTCGTCCAGTTCGAGGATGAGCCCCAGAAGATCTGGCAGGCCCACCTCTTCGGCAAGTCCCTGGAACAGCTGGTCCGGGAGGGGATGCAGAGCAAGCTCTACCGGATGCCCGAGCACGCTCAGGCCAAGCTGCAGGAGACCCTGACCCGCATCGTGAACGAAGGGACGGGAGGCCTGATCTGCATCATCCTGTAA
- the der gene encoding ribosome biogenesis GTPase Der: protein MTRPLVALVGRPNVGKSALFNRIIGERRSIVEESPGVTRDPVYAEADWAGREMVLVDTGGMAEGGIDLAREVREQAEAAVAAADLVILVVDVTEGLHPLDQEVADFLRRTGKRVLVAANKADNAERARGASEFYRLGLGDPLPVSALHGRGVGDLLDRVVALLPPPAPGPVAGAGEAVRVAVVGRPNAGKSSLVNALLGEKRFIVSELPGTTRDAVDCLLRRGDRCYILVDTAGVRRASKIVRTLERHAVMRALRAIDGAEVAILVIDATQGVVQQDQRLAGYIHESGRALVVALNKWDLIPGPESPQVMARAAADLSFVAYAPLWAVSARTGRGLGKLLSAVDRVAAAYRREVATRTLSRFLADAVSRTPPPGGVRVTSLKQVGIAPPTFVVTASDPGEVPPSYRRYLETRLREAFDWQGTPLRMIWRPADGPGGGGMSTRAGKRI from the coding sequence GTGACCAGGCCCCTGGTGGCCCTGGTGGGACGGCCGAACGTCGGCAAATCCGCCCTGTTCAACCGCATCATCGGTGAGCGGCGTTCCATCGTGGAAGAGAGTCCCGGCGTGACGCGAGACCCGGTATACGCCGAGGCGGACTGGGCAGGGCGGGAAATGGTGCTGGTGGATACGGGGGGCATGGCCGAAGGCGGCATCGACCTGGCCCGGGAAGTGAGGGAGCAGGCGGAAGCCGCCGTGGCCGCCGCTGACCTGGTGATCCTGGTGGTGGACGTGACCGAAGGCCTGCACCCCCTGGATCAGGAGGTAGCGGACTTCCTGCGCCGGACGGGCAAGCGCGTGCTGGTGGCGGCCAACAAAGCGGACAATGCGGAGCGGGCGCGGGGAGCCTCCGAGTTTTACCGCCTGGGACTGGGTGACCCCTTGCCTGTATCGGCCCTGCACGGGCGCGGCGTGGGCGATCTACTGGATCGGGTGGTGGCGCTGCTTCCCCCTCCGGCCCCGGGGCCTGTGGCCGGTGCCGGGGAAGCGGTGCGGGTCGCCGTGGTGGGGCGGCCCAATGCGGGGAAATCCTCCCTGGTGAACGCCCTCCTTGGTGAAAAGCGATTCATAGTTTCCGAGTTGCCGGGCACCACGAGAGACGCCGTGGACTGCTTGTTGCGCCGGGGCGACCGCTGCTACATCCTGGTGGACACCGCGGGGGTGCGGCGGGCGAGCAAGATCGTCCGCACCCTGGAGCGTCACGCCGTCATGCGGGCCCTGCGGGCCATCGACGGGGCCGAGGTGGCCATCCTGGTGATCGATGCTACCCAGGGGGTGGTGCAGCAGGACCAGCGCCTGGCCGGCTACATCCATGAGAGCGGGCGGGCGCTGGTGGTCGCCCTCAACAAGTGGGATCTGATCCCGGGGCCGGAGAGCCCCCAGGTCATGGCGCGGGCGGCAGCGGACCTTTCCTTTGTTGCTTACGCTCCCCTATGGGCGGTGTCCGCCCGGACCGGACGGGGCCTGGGCAAACTTCTTTCCGCCGTCGACCGGGTGGCGGCCGCCTACCGGCGGGAAGTTGCCACCAGGACGCTGTCCCGGTTCCTGGCCGACGCGGTCTCCCGTACGCCCCCTCCTGGGGGGGTGAGGGTGACCTCCCTCAAGCAGGTGGGTATCGCGCCCCCCACCTTCGTGGTGACCGCCAGCGACCCCGGGGAGGTCCCGCCTTCTTACCGGCGGTATCTGGAGACCAGGTTACGAGAGGCATTTGACTGGCAGGGCACTCCCCTGCGCATGATCTGGCGTCCCGCCGACGGCCCGGGCGGGGGAGGGATGTCTACCCGGGCTGGTAAGCGCATATAG
- a CDS encoding DUF512 domain-containing protein — protein MLIERVEYGGTGWRLGIRPGDRLVAVNGNRPRDWLDFRFEIAAPRVILEVWREGLGTYRIEAVKGWDDDLGLRFTHPLFDGVRTCANRCLFCFLDQLPRGLRPSLYVRDDDYRLSFLNGNYVTLTNLGPADLERIVRQRLSPLRLSIHATDPAVRQRLMRCPPPGDILPLLRRLVEAGIAIHGQVVLCPGYNDGDVLDNTLRDLETLGPGLASLAVVPVGLTRYHRRGLVPLDPEGARRLVAWGEWNQARLRQQRQRGVLYLADEVYLRAGIPFPPASGYDGFPQLENGVGMVARFRQGWMRQRKYLPRRHPRGRYRVTIATGRAGAGVLAPVVEDVATIRGLELELVAVPSVFWGEQVDVAGLLTGTDLEATLAARRGKLGDLVLVPGAAVDAEGRFLDDYRLADLEARLGVPVRAVPATPAALRRAVLGMDAARDAGARWRPRVEVGHP, from the coding sequence GTGTTGATCGAGCGTGTGGAATACGGGGGAACGGGCTGGCGCCTGGGTATTCGCCCGGGAGACCGGCTCGTGGCGGTGAACGGTAATCGTCCCCGGGACTGGCTGGACTTTCGCTTCGAGATCGCCGCACCGCGCGTGATCCTGGAAGTGTGGCGGGAGGGCCTGGGGACTTACCGAATAGAGGCTGTCAAAGGGTGGGACGACGACCTGGGGCTCCGGTTCACCCATCCCCTGTTTGACGGGGTGAGGACATGTGCCAACCGGTGCCTGTTCTGCTTCCTGGATCAGCTGCCGCGCGGCCTGCGGCCCAGTCTTTACGTGAGGGACGACGACTACCGGCTCTCCTTTCTGAACGGCAACTATGTTACGCTGACCAACCTGGGACCTGCTGATCTCGAGCGCATCGTGCGACAGCGGCTGAGCCCCCTGCGGCTTTCCATCCATGCCACCGATCCGGCCGTCCGGCAGCGGCTGATGCGCTGCCCTCCGCCTGGGGATATCCTCCCCCTGTTACGGCGACTTGTGGAGGCGGGCATCGCCATCCACGGGCAGGTGGTGCTTTGCCCTGGTTACAACGATGGCGATGTTCTTGATAACACCCTGCGCGACCTGGAGACCCTGGGCCCCGGGCTGGCCTCGCTGGCCGTGGTGCCGGTGGGACTGACCCGCTACCACCGCCGCGGCCTGGTCCCGCTCGACCCCGAGGGAGCAAGGCGCCTGGTGGCATGGGGGGAATGGAACCAGGCACGCCTCAGGCAGCAGCGGCAGCGGGGGGTGCTCTACCTGGCGGATGAGGTGTACCTGCGCGCCGGGATTCCCTTTCCTCCGGCATCGGGGTACGATGGATTCCCCCAACTGGAAAACGGCGTGGGGATGGTGGCCCGCTTCCGGCAGGGCTGGATGCGGCAGCGGAAATACCTGCCCCGCCGCCATCCGCGGGGGAGATACCGGGTGACCATCGCCACCGGGCGGGCAGGGGCCGGGGTGTTGGCACCGGTGGTGGAAGATGTGGCGACGATCCGGGGGCTGGAACTGGAACTCGTGGCCGTGCCGTCGGTCTTTTGGGGTGAGCAGGTGGACGTGGCCGGGCTCCTCACAGGGACTGACCTGGAAGCGACGCTGGCCGCGCGCAGGGGGAAATTGGGTGACCTGGTGCTCGTCCCCGGGGCCGCGGTTGACGCGGAAGGGAGGTTCCTCGACGATTATCGCCTTGCCGATCTGGAAGCCCGCTTGGGGGTGCCGGTGCGGGCGGTACCGGCCACGCCGGCGGCCCTGAGGCGGGCCGTACTGGGAATGGACGCCGCCCGGGATGCAGGTGCCCGGTGGCGCCCGCGGGTGGAGGTGGGGCATCCGTGA
- a CDS encoding DUF3189 family protein yields MEGNKIVLHLRRGRPGHLVSLGTDAEGRQNYILHVGRPVPLVARWVSAWAGILAPDRAQVLLPGGRPAPGPPGPRPEPVCDGTRCIVYHCFGGAHTSVVAGAIHLGMLPQRPTWRQVATFPLFDRTPTRERGWPLYLGTDEKGRRVYAMGRGRDSRGATLVFDALLRALGLDGQVTSHDTLACAGPLTKLGGYLSRRLGLVKPGRALAAVGITRDLPRLLRVVKQARNSS; encoded by the coding sequence ATGGAAGGAAATAAGATTGTTCTGCACCTGCGTCGCGGGCGGCCCGGACACCTCGTCTCCCTGGGTACCGATGCGGAAGGAAGGCAGAATTACATTCTCCACGTGGGGCGCCCTGTGCCCCTGGTCGCACGGTGGGTTTCCGCCTGGGCCGGCATCCTGGCCCCGGACCGGGCGCAAGTCTTGCTGCCCGGGGGCAGGCCAGCTCCTGGCCCGCCCGGACCTCGCCCAGAGCCGGTATGCGACGGCACCCGCTGCATCGTCTATCACTGTTTCGGGGGAGCCCACACCTCGGTGGTAGCCGGAGCGATCCACCTCGGGATGCTGCCACAGCGGCCCACCTGGCGCCAGGTGGCTACTTTTCCCCTGTTTGACCGTACCCCCACCCGCGAGCGGGGATGGCCCCTCTACCTGGGGACGGATGAGAAGGGGCGGCGGGTGTACGCCATGGGCAGAGGGCGCGACTCCCGGGGCGCCACCCTGGTATTCGACGCCCTCTTGCGGGCCCTGGGCCTGGACGGGCAGGTGACCAGCCACGATACCCTGGCCTGCGCCGGGCCCCTCACCAAGCTGGGAGGGTACCTCTCGCGCCGGCTGGGCCTGGTGAAACCCGGACGGGCGCTGGCTGCCGTGGGCATCACCAGGGACCTCCCCCGCCTGCTCCGAGTGGTCAAACAAGCCCGCAACTCCTCATAA
- the spoIIP gene encoding stage II sporulation protein P, giving the protein MGIPLARAEDELVPPAHMMVVDENGQHIIATGHVLKPGDEFLAFDNRRYRVVRVENRRAVARLIAEEDLGALLTPADLEVIARILVGEPPQAASVGTGRPLPSARTGKWRESLSAVPGSTTGAEPVQAPQRVVGIYHTHSDESYEPSQGAASVEGKGGVFAVGASLASRLKEKGITPVHDMSVYLPHDGRAYERSRRGAVALAASRPLALLDVHRDSGPAEEYLRNIGGQPTSQVMIVIGRQNPQASANSSFAERLKAVADNMYPGLVRGILYVSGKFNQDVHPRNLLIEVGTEKVTQEQAQRGAALLADAIPVAAGAVGPAVGGGREAAGALRALWWVLGLTGVLGGAYLWLSTGSWQEARRRLGRWLNEVTLRGGRGYGRK; this is encoded by the coding sequence GTGGGGATCCCTCTGGCCAGAGCAGAGGACGAACTGGTCCCGCCCGCCCATATGATGGTGGTGGACGAAAACGGGCAGCACATCATCGCCACCGGGCATGTCCTGAAGCCGGGGGACGAGTTCTTAGCGTTCGATAACCGTCGTTACCGCGTGGTGCGGGTCGAGAACAGGCGCGCAGTAGCCCGCCTGATAGCTGAAGAAGATCTGGGTGCTCTGCTCACCCCTGCCGACCTCGAAGTCATTGCCCGCATCCTGGTGGGAGAGCCCCCACAGGCCGCCAGTGTCGGAACCGGCCGCCCGCTTCCGTCGGCCCGCACAGGAAAGTGGCGGGAGAGTTTGAGCGCGGTCCCGGGCTCCACGACCGGTGCTGAGCCGGTGCAAGCCCCCCAAAGAGTTGTCGGAATCTACCATACACATAGTGACGAGTCGTACGAGCCTTCTCAGGGTGCGGCCAGCGTAGAGGGCAAGGGGGGCGTGTTCGCGGTGGGCGCGAGCCTGGCCTCCCGCCTGAAGGAGAAGGGAATCACGCCCGTCCACGATATGTCCGTCTATCTGCCCCACGACGGGAGGGCTTACGAGCGGTCGCGGCGGGGAGCGGTGGCGCTGGCCGCCTCCAGGCCCCTGGCTCTCCTGGACGTACACCGGGACTCCGGGCCGGCCGAGGAATACCTGCGGAACATCGGGGGGCAACCCACCAGCCAGGTCATGATCGTCATCGGGCGTCAAAACCCCCAGGCCTCTGCCAACAGCTCCTTTGCGGAGCGCCTGAAAGCGGTGGCAGACAACATGTACCCCGGCCTGGTACGGGGAATCCTTTACGTGAGCGGGAAGTTCAATCAGGACGTCCACCCCCGAAATCTGCTGATTGAGGTAGGAACAGAGAAGGTCACCCAGGAGCAGGCCCAGCGGGGGGCTGCCCTCCTGGCCGACGCCATTCCCGTCGCCGCAGGTGCCGTAGGGCCCGCTGTGGGTGGAGGGCGCGAGGCGGCAGGTGCCCTGCGGGCACTGTGGTGGGTGCTCGGCCTGACCGGCGTCCTGGGAGGAGCGTATCTCTGGCTGAGCACCGGTAGCTGGCAAGAGGCCAGGCGTCGTCTGGGGCGCTGGCTGAACGAAGTGACGCTACGCGGTGGCCGGGGCTATGGAAGGAAATAA
- a CDS encoding DUF1614 domain-containing protein: protein MPWGSVLLLVVAIFVYLGAGHRVLDRMRLSDRAALGILLLMAAGSLANFRLVPPPRELVINVGGGLVPLGVSVYLLATADTPRERGRGVLAALLAGGAVYLLGRLLPPEEQTMWIDPAYVFGPVAGIIAYLAGRSRRAAFSAGATGTILADLGHWVEGFGRPYPTRTWVGGAGAFDAVVIAALLAVGLAELAGEVRERMTTRAGQEGDRHRETGGRGEGGDQH, encoded by the coding sequence GTGCCCTGGGGATCCGTACTCCTTCTTGTGGTCGCCATCTTCGTTTACCTGGGCGCGGGTCACCGGGTGCTCGACCGCATGCGCCTGAGTGACCGCGCGGCTTTGGGGATACTCTTGCTCATGGCTGCCGGCAGCCTGGCCAATTTCCGCCTGGTGCCGCCCCCGCGGGAACTGGTGATCAACGTGGGCGGCGGGCTGGTGCCCCTGGGGGTGAGCGTATACCTTCTGGCCACTGCGGATACCCCCAGGGAGAGAGGACGGGGCGTCCTGGCCGCCCTGCTGGCGGGAGGAGCGGTTTATCTGCTCGGCAGACTGCTCCCTCCTGAGGAGCAGACCATGTGGATCGACCCCGCCTACGTGTTCGGACCCGTGGCCGGGATCATCGCTTACCTGGCCGGGCGATCGCGGCGGGCGGCATTTTCGGCCGGCGCCACCGGCACCATCCTGGCTGACCTGGGCCACTGGGTGGAGGGGTTTGGCCGGCCCTACCCCACCCGCACCTGGGTGGGGGGGGCAGGCGCATTCGATGCCGTGGTGATAGCAGCTCTCCTGGCCGTGGGCCTGGCGGAACTGGCCGGTGAAGTGCGCGAGAGGATGACCACCCGTGCCGGGCAGGAAGGTGACCGGCATCGGGAAACGGGTGGCAGAGGTGAGGGGGGGGACCAGCACTGA
- a CDS encoding bifunctional 4-hydroxy-3-methylbut-2-enyl diphosphate reductase/30S ribosomal protein S1 yields the protein MRVLLARHFGFCFGVERAVHMAREAAGRGPLATLGPLIHNRRVVAELEAAGVRCVSALDDVKGTVIFRTHGVGPSVYEEARRRGLKVLDATCPFVRRARREAQRLADQGYQVVVVGDPSHPEIQALVEWVGGKARVVSGPDEVADFPPAERVGVVAQTTLPAETLERVVAALRQRCGEVTVADTVCTATVQRQQATREVAREADLVLVVGDSGSANTRRLLEIAREQGSPAYLVEGAEDIQPGWLEGVGTVGIVAGASTPEWAIKEVVAKVQELSGEDRKELEGASEEAATLETLVTEAVDVTRVAVPADETQAPADDEAGVAEEDGSAIPAGDRDAVPVEVSEAEDAGLSPAGSDVSLLEESLGLLQPGDLVQGRVLEVTPQGVLVDVGYKSEGIIPLGELARRRFNSPDEIVRPGDEVTVYVLSVDNQEQVLKLSKKRADEILAWEELKQVRQQGQVIEAEVIQEVKGGLVVDVGLRGFVPASQIERGYVQDLSKYVGKKLRLKVIELDRSKGRCILSQRVVLEEERRRKREETWATIAEGQIRPGTVKSITDFGAFIDVGGVDGLLHVSEMSWGRVNHPSEVLQEGQEVNVMVLRLDREKGKISLGLKQTMPDPWQTVQERYPVGSVVTGRVTRLAPFGAFVELEPGVEGLVHLSELSSDRVSRADEVLNVGEEIKVKILRVRPHDRRIGLSLRQVLQDQERAEIKRFLTTGNSAPLSTAVSEVLNNKENH from the coding sequence GTGAGGGTACTGCTGGCTAGGCACTTTGGCTTCTGTTTCGGGGTAGAAAGGGCGGTCCACATGGCCCGGGAGGCTGCGGGGCGAGGCCCGCTGGCCACTCTCGGGCCGCTTATCCATAACCGGCGCGTAGTCGCTGAACTGGAAGCGGCCGGGGTCAGGTGTGTTTCCGCCCTGGACGATGTAAAGGGCACCGTGATCTTCCGTACCCACGGGGTGGGGCCCTCGGTGTACGAGGAGGCCCGGCGCCGGGGGCTCAAGGTACTGGATGCCACCTGTCCCTTCGTGAGGCGCGCCCGTAGGGAAGCGCAGCGGCTGGCCGACCAGGGTTACCAGGTGGTGGTGGTGGGTGATCCTTCCCACCCGGAAATCCAGGCCCTGGTGGAGTGGGTGGGCGGTAAGGCCAGGGTGGTGAGCGGGCCGGACGAGGTGGCGGATTTCCCCCCTGCGGAGCGCGTGGGCGTGGTGGCTCAGACCACCCTTCCCGCGGAGACGCTGGAGCGCGTGGTCGCGGCACTGCGCCAGCGGTGCGGGGAGGTGACGGTGGCAGACACCGTCTGTACTGCCACCGTCCAGAGACAACAAGCCACCCGGGAGGTGGCCCGGGAGGCCGACCTGGTACTGGTGGTGGGCGACAGCGGGAGCGCCAACACCAGGCGACTGCTCGAGATCGCGCGCGAGCAGGGTTCCCCCGCATACCTGGTCGAGGGCGCCGAGGACATCCAGCCGGGTTGGCTGGAAGGGGTCGGCACGGTGGGCATCGTTGCTGGGGCTTCTACCCCGGAATGGGCGATAAAGGAGGTCGTGGCCAAAGTGCAGGAGTTATCTGGGGAGGATCGCAAGGAACTAGAGGGGGCGTCTGAGGAGGCAGCTACCCTGGAGACCCTGGTGACCGAAGCGGTAGACGTTACCCGCGTGGCGGTCCCGGCAGACGAAACCCAGGCCCCCGCGGACGACGAGGCTGGCGTCGCCGAGGAGGATGGGAGCGCGATCCCCGCGGGGGACCGGGATGCCGTTCCCGTAGAGGTGTCGGAGGCGGAAGACGCGGGCCTCTCGCCGGCGGGATCGGACGTGAGCCTGCTTGAGGAGAGCCTAGGTCTGCTTCAGCCCGGAGACCTGGTGCAGGGCAGGGTGCTGGAAGTGACCCCCCAGGGCGTACTGGTGGACGTGGGATACAAGTCCGAGGGCATCATCCCGCTGGGAGAACTGGCCCGGCGGCGCTTTAATTCCCCCGACGAGATCGTACGACCAGGGGACGAGGTCACAGTGTATGTACTCTCGGTGGACAACCAGGAACAGGTGTTGAAGCTGTCCAAGAAACGGGCCGACGAAATCCTGGCCTGGGAGGAGCTCAAGCAGGTGCGGCAGCAGGGCCAGGTAATCGAGGCCGAGGTCATCCAGGAGGTCAAGGGTGGCCTGGTGGTGGATGTGGGCCTGCGCGGCTTCGTTCCTGCTTCCCAGATTGAGCGGGGCTACGTCCAGGACCTCAGCAAGTACGTGGGGAAGAAGCTGCGCCTCAAGGTAATTGAACTGGACCGTAGCAAGGGTCGCTGCATTCTCTCTCAGCGGGTGGTGCTGGAAGAAGAGCGCCGGCGCAAGCGGGAGGAAACCTGGGCTACCATCGCCGAAGGCCAGATCCGGCCCGGCACCGTAAAAAGCATCACAGACTTCGGTGCCTTCATTGACGTGGGCGGTGTGGACGGGCTGCTGCACGTCTCCGAGATGTCCTGGGGGCGTGTCAACCATCCCTCCGAGGTGCTGCAGGAGGGCCAGGAAGTAAACGTCATGGTACTGCGTCTGGACCGGGAGAAGGGTAAGATCTCCCTGGGGCTGAAGCAGACCATGCCTGACCCCTGGCAGACCGTACAGGAGCGGTATCCGGTGGGCAGCGTGGTCACGGGGCGGGTGACCAGGTTGGCGCCGTTTGGAGCCTTCGTGGAACTGGAGCCCGGGGTAGAAGGACTCGTCCACCTGTCCGAACTGTCCAGCGACCGGGTTTCCCGGGCCGACGAAGTGCTCAACGTGGGGGAGGAAATCAAGGTCAAGATCCTGAGGGTGCGTCCTCACGACCGCCGTATCGGCCTCTCCCTGCGGCAGGTGCTCCAGGACCAGGAGCGGGCCGAGATCAAGCGGTTTCTGACCACGGGGAACTCTGCCCCGCTGAGCACGGCCGTTAGCGAGGTTCTCAACAACAAGGAAAATCACTGA
- a CDS encoding lysophospholipid acyltransferase family protein, whose amino-acid sequence MSGRVTVAYRLARYLVSAFLKLFFFWRVEGRQHIPPEGPVLFCCNHISAWDPPVVGCAATRQVYFMAKRELWRIPVLRSVITALGAYPVDRKRADLSSVRRSLELLEKGQAVGVFPEGTRSRTGKLGPLRSGGAKLALRTGAAVVPMAIVGPYRLFRPLHVRIGRPLYFGRDLNPSREKVRAVRDEMARAIAALLEGSISGEAGKRREGTAG is encoded by the coding sequence GTGTCAGGACGAGTAACCGTGGCTTACCGCCTGGCGCGGTACTTGGTGTCGGCGTTCCTCAAGCTGTTCTTCTTCTGGAGGGTTGAGGGGCGCCAGCACATCCCTCCGGAGGGACCGGTCCTGTTTTGCTGTAACCACATCAGCGCCTGGGATCCCCCCGTGGTGGGATGCGCCGCCACCCGTCAGGTATACTTCATGGCCAAGCGGGAACTGTGGCGGATACCGGTACTGCGCTCCGTCATCACCGCTCTGGGGGCGTATCCTGTGGACCGCAAGCGGGCCGACCTTTCCTCCGTGCGCCGGTCCCTGGAACTTCTGGAGAAGGGGCAGGCCGTGGGGGTCTTCCCGGAGGGCACGAGGAGCCGGACGGGCAAGCTGGGGCCCCTGCGCAGCGGGGGGGCCAAGCTGGCCCTGCGCACGGGAGCGGCGGTGGTTCCCATGGCCATTGTCGGTCCCTACCGGTTGTTCCGGCCTCTGCACGTGCGAATCGGCAGGCCCCTCTATTTCGGCCGGGATCTCAACCCCAGCCGGGAGAAGGTGAGGGCAGTCCGGGACGAGATGGCCCGGGCCATAGCTGCGTTGCTCGAGGGCTCTATTTCAGGCGAGGCAGGCAAGCGTCGTGAGGGTACTGCTGGCTAG